The following are from one region of the Dermacentor albipictus isolate Rhodes 1998 colony chromosome 5, USDA_Dalb.pri_finalv2, whole genome shotgun sequence genome:
- the LOC135906262 gene encoding uncharacterized protein, with protein MGRDASTKRFDVDLKLKVLAYYDQVRNKYKAAKMFGVSECSVRNWIKGEHRLRALSSQGGGSGARKTTNRAAEARALFEACLERYVRGCQQRGVKARYRDLLAHAAQLKKVHGVRGLKLSTDWVASFVRERRLVCKCEKLLTHADTASPANSSTGSAAAVRKKGAAVAKGLPPPAKHNAARALVKHAMGHLSSKAGKTPSSAPTTPKRKGPTTALATKLLLPAKLKSKAVPKPSIKGNDGKAIKTLSKKKPTKKAAKKGSELKKKTVATKLKKAVNKTKHKLAAAAKKGPSAKSKLPSAKKTAPAKAQSAKSAAIVAKYKKCLLKKATQKQHKLGKVKNTITLKKKVQTDAKTVKHKHKVVRKDDKLMKASKGKQCSKTAHSMVVAKKKENKKKERNIKPQKKVKIINKVVSKSLKKAKEIVNRAKKPAEKASPPSKQSVPKVKKVPVKTMRPRKQPIKVFRTRYRIKEMHRRIEENRASDFFDFFYGLGLIPINRDSDSSNSLYIPFITGSPKMYSNTEFLCDLSKKESPLRPSTSDLSNCQSSSHTQLPSKYPIWTPVRTSTIHDPCSSQSGKPWLTSPRVHEEHIITDRFTQSKSPEDTVFSEKFHKASMKSEAALSPGESPITPEQLAVVRKLFPPIGSLPFPSQRRALDSQVKFNEPLKASERSLRPRTTEQTQRLSLCFRKRRYQKRKRTLSEPSRSPERRPNGPSASDIDWLSADGFPSPAKKGCPGGSSPVYSFGEPRHCFRKEHFEDSACPPHMPTSGICGNNSRTVVCALSSDRPTNCLYDSAKLVSRAMPTSPKAAPSSEGEDLFFGQANRLATLRKKQDRNESVMHAAKGHQDQ; from the coding sequence ATGGGTCGCGACGCCAGCACGAAGCGCTTCGATGTCGATCTCAAGCTCAAGGTGCTCGCGTACTACGACCAAGTGCGGAACAAATACAAGGCGGCCAAAATGTTCGGCGTCAGCGAGTGCTCGGTGAGGAACTGGATCAAGGGGGAGCACCGGCTGCGCGCCCTGTCGTCCCAGGGCGGAGGTAGCGGCGCCAGAAAGACCACGAACCGCGCCGCCGAGGCCCGGGCTCTGTTCGAGGCGTGCTTGGAGCGCTACGTGCGGGGCTGTCAGCAGCGCGGAGTCAAGGCCAGGTACCGCGACTTGCTTGCGCACGCGGCGCAGCTGAAGAAAGTGCACGGAGTGCGCGGCCTCAAGCTGTCAACCGATTGGGTGGCCAGCTTCGTGCGTGAGCGCCGGCTCGTCTGCAAGTGCGAGAAGCTGTTGACGCACGCCGACACCGCATCTCCCGCCAACAGCAGCACCGGTTCGGCGGCGGCAGTGCGCAAGAAGGGAGCGGCGGTGGCCAAAGGGTTGCCACCGCCGGCCAAGCACAACGCTGCCCGGGCCCTTGTCAAGCATGCCATGGGCCACCTATCATCCAAGGCCGGCAAGACGCCCTCCTCGGCGCCAACCACGCCGAAGCGAAAGGGTCCGACCACGGCGCTCGCGACCAAGCTGCTGCTTCCGGCGAAGCTAAAGTCAAAGGCGGTGCCAAAGCCTTCCATCAAAGGCAACGACGGTAAGGCGATCAAGACCTTGTCGAAAAAGAAACCGACGAAGAAAGCGGCAAAGAAGGGTAGCGAGCTAAAAAAGAAGACCGTTGCGACCAAATTAAAGAAGGCAGtgaataaaacaaaacataaattGGCTGCCGCGGCGAAAAAGGGCCCGTCAGCAAAATCGAAGCTGCCGTCTGCCAAAAAGACTGCGCCCGCAAAGGCACAGTCAGCCAAGAGTGCAGCCATTGTGGCAAAGTATAAAAAGTGTCTCTTGAAGAAAGCTACCCAGAAGCAGCATAAGTTAGGAAAGGTAAAAAATACCATCACTTTGAAAAAGAAGGTCCAGACAGACGCGAAGACTGTAAAGCACAAACATAAAGTAGTCAGGAAAGATGACAAGCTTATGAAGGCAAGCAAAGGCAAACAATGCTCAAAGACTGCACACAGTATGGTTGtagcaaagaaaaaggaaaacaagaaaaaagaaagaaacataaagCCCCAGAAAAAAGTAAAGATTATAAACAAGGTAGTGAGCAAAAGCTTAAAGAAAGCTAAAGAAATTGTCAACCGTGCCAAAAAGCCTGCAGAAAAAGCTAGCCCACCTTCAAAACAGTCCGTGCCGAAGGTGAAAAAGGTGCCTGTGAAAACGATGAGACCAAGGAAGCAACCGATAAAGGTGTTTCGGACCCGGTATCGAATCAAAGAAATGCACAGGAGGATTGAGGAAAACAGAGCTTCGGACTTCTTTGATTTCTTTTATGGCTTGGGTCTTATACCGATCAACAGAGATTCAGACAGTTCAAACTCCCTTTACATCCCCTTCATCACGGGATCACCAAAGATGTACAGTAACACTGAGTTCCTTTGTGACCTTTCAAAGAAGGAGAGCCCACTCAGGCCAAGCACATCTGACCTAAGCAATTGTCAGTCCTCGAGTCACACTCAACTTCCCTCAAAGTACCCCATCTGGACTCCAGTGAGGACTAGCACGATCCATGACCCTTGTTCATCTCAGAGTGGCAAGCCCTGGCTCACAAGCCCACGTGTGCATGAGGAACACATAATCACTGACAGATTCACACAGTCCAAGTCACCAGAGGATACTGTCTTTTCTGAGAAGTTTCACAAGGCAAGTATGAAATCCGAGGCTGCCCTCTCACCTGGTGAATCACCCATCACCCCAGAACAGTTGGCTGTGGTTCGAAAGCTATTTCCTCCCATTGGAAGCTTGCCATTCCCAAGTCAACGTAGAGCACTGGACAGCCAAGTGAAATTCAATGAACCTTTGAAGGCATCAGAACGAAGTTTGCGGCCACGCACCACTGAGCAAACCCAGCGCCTGAGTCTCTGCTTTCGCAAGCGGCGCTACCAAAAACGGAAAAGGACCCTCTCTGAGCCATCACGGTCTCCCGAGAGACGTCCCAATGGTCCTTCAGCGAGTGACATTGACTGGTTAAGTGCTGATGGTTTTCCAAGCCCTGCCAAGAAGGGCTGCCCTGGTGGGAGCAGCCCTGTCTACTCCTTCGGTGAGCCACGGCACTGTTTTCGCAAGGAGCACTTTGAGGACAGTGCCTGCCCCCCACACATGCCGACCAGTGGGATATGTGGGAACAATTCAAGGACAGTGGTCTGTGCCCTGAGCAGTGACAGACCTACGAACTGCCTCTATGACAGTGCCAAACTTGTCAGTAGGGCCATGCCCACTAGCCCCAAAGCAGCACCATCCAGCGAAGGCGAGGATCTGTTCTTTGGCCAGGCAAATAGACTGGCTACACtgagaaaaaaacaagacagAAATGAATCTGTGATGCACGCTGCAAAAGGTCACCAGGACCAGTAG